A genomic segment from Bradyrhizobium sp. ISRA430 encodes:
- a CDS encoding mechanosensitive ion channel domain-containing protein — protein MDMDLKDLTEFVQTTARSVGAEISSPWFYLQFGLILTAAGIAYAAEAGIRNRVDMTNLAIRWPLPLRHFARVMVSSASTAVFTLLVIISRVVMYHATWPSRSYLLMVAAKLGLAWLAIRLVTSVLRNAFIVKLVSITAWFVAALSIIGQLDATVEMLDSFAIVLGGLRLTPLLLIKAGALLIIALWLTNVASNFAESRINSTTDLTPSVQVLLVKIIRIGLLTVAIVIALGAVGIDLSALAVFSGAVGVGIGIGLQKIVANFISGIILLADKSVKPGDLVTIGDNTGRISAMKTRYISVAAGDGREFLVPNEDLVTQKVVNWTYTDKNTLVKITFGTNYDADPRLVCKLAIETAAAHPRAQKGKPPNCILTEFAEAGMKFSLTLWLADPDGMDNVKSDVMLALWEAFKREGIRVPYPVREIRIRGGALPVETTVEVPN, from the coding sequence ATGGACATGGACCTCAAAGACCTCACGGAGTTCGTGCAGACGACCGCGCGCAGCGTCGGCGCCGAGATCTCGTCGCCGTGGTTCTACCTCCAGTTCGGTCTCATCCTGACCGCGGCCGGCATCGCCTATGCGGCGGAAGCGGGCATTCGCAACCGCGTGGACATGACGAACCTGGCGATCCGCTGGCCGCTGCCACTTCGCCACTTCGCCCGCGTGATGGTCTCCAGCGCCTCCACGGCGGTGTTCACCCTGCTCGTGATCATCTCCCGCGTGGTGATGTATCATGCGACCTGGCCGAGCCGGAGCTACCTGCTGATGGTCGCCGCGAAGCTGGGGCTGGCCTGGCTCGCGATTCGGCTCGTGACCTCGGTGCTGCGCAACGCCTTCATCGTCAAGCTGGTGTCGATCACGGCGTGGTTCGTCGCGGCCCTCTCCATCATCGGCCAGCTCGATGCGACGGTGGAGATGCTCGACTCCTTCGCGATCGTGCTCGGCGGCCTGCGGCTGACGCCGCTGCTGCTGATCAAGGCGGGCGCGCTCCTGATCATCGCGCTCTGGCTCACCAACGTCGCGAGCAATTTCGCCGAGAGCCGGATCAACTCAACGACCGACCTGACGCCGTCGGTGCAGGTGCTGCTGGTCAAGATCATCCGGATCGGCCTTCTCACCGTCGCCATCGTGATCGCGCTCGGCGCGGTCGGCATCGATCTGTCTGCACTCGCGGTGTTTTCCGGCGCGGTCGGCGTCGGCATCGGTATCGGCCTGCAGAAGATCGTCGCCAACTTCATCTCGGGGATCATCCTGCTCGCCGACAAGTCGGTGAAGCCGGGCGATCTCGTCACCATCGGCGACAATACCGGCCGCATCAGCGCGATGAAGACGCGCTATATTTCCGTTGCCGCCGGCGACGGCCGCGAATTCCTGGTGCCGAACGAGGACTTGGTGACGCAGAAGGTCGTCAACTGGACCTATACGGACAAGAACACGCTGGTGAAGATCACCTTCGGCACCAACTACGACGCCGATCCGAGGCTCGTCTGCAAGCTCGCGATCGAGACCGCCGCCGCCCACCCGCGCGCGCAGAAGGGCAAGCCGCCGAACTGCATCCTGACCGAGTTTGCCGAGGCAGGGATGAAATTCTCGCTGACCCTCTGGCTCGCCGATCCCGACGGCATGGACAACGTCAAGAGCGACGTCATGCTGGCGCTGTGGGAGGCCTTCAAGCGCGAAGGTATCCGGGTTCCCTACCCCGTTCGCGAAATCCGCATCCGCGGCGGCGCTCTGCCGGTGGAAACCACCGTAGAAGTCCCGAATTGA
- a CDS encoding DUF6662 family protein codes for MKRLVGPICAATVMLSACQANAGESPFGWIYTADLHPQGTFEYEHKSFMQAGQSQGQYFLMRNKEEIEYGLTNQLQISGYFNWSYANAYRNGFDGTTGGPGATQFLDASFDQYSRYEKTRFDSVSFEAIYQVLNPVTDPIGLALYIEPEIGPKEKELEWRVILQKNFLDDRLILALNIMGQHEREVYADGSIERASPIDVTFGASYLVAPNWMIGLETRIHNEFTGYWFNNPEHSAFFAGPVIHYGQKEFWWTLAWRHQLPMVITYNEDQASVVKHGRIYGDEHARDEVMFRLGVPFAVK; via the coding sequence GTGAAGCGTTTAGTGGGACCGATCTGCGCGGCGACTGTGATGCTGTCCGCTTGCCAGGCAAATGCAGGGGAATCGCCGTTCGGCTGGATCTACACCGCCGATCTGCATCCGCAGGGCACGTTTGAATACGAGCACAAGTCGTTCATGCAAGCCGGCCAGTCGCAGGGCCAGTATTTCCTGATGCGGAACAAGGAGGAGATCGAGTACGGCCTCACCAACCAGCTCCAGATTTCCGGCTACTTCAACTGGAGTTACGCTAACGCCTACCGCAACGGATTCGATGGGACAACGGGCGGACCGGGCGCAACACAATTCCTGGACGCATCCTTCGATCAATACTCGCGTTACGAGAAGACGCGTTTCGACTCAGTTTCCTTCGAGGCGATCTATCAGGTTCTGAACCCCGTGACCGATCCCATCGGTCTTGCGCTTTACATCGAGCCGGAGATCGGCCCGAAGGAGAAGGAGCTTGAATGGCGGGTAATCCTGCAGAAGAATTTTCTCGACGATCGCCTGATCCTCGCCCTCAACATCATGGGCCAGCATGAGCGCGAGGTCTATGCCGACGGTTCAATCGAAAGAGCTTCGCCGATCGACGTGACGTTCGGTGCGTCCTACCTCGTGGCGCCGAACTGGATGATCGGCCTCGAGACGCGCATTCACAACGAATTCACTGGCTATTGGTTTAATAACCCCGAACATTCGGCGTTCTTTGCCGGACCAGTCATCCACTATGGCCAGAAGGAATTCTGGTGGACGCTGGCCTGGCGCCATCAGCTTCCGATGGTCATCACCTACAATGAGGATCAGGCGTCGGTCGTGAAGCACGGACGCATCTACGGCGACGAGCATGCGCGCGACGAGGTGATGTTCCGCCTCGGCGTTCCTTTCGCCGTGAAATGA
- the map gene encoding type I methionyl aminopeptidase has translation MSYVEATDTSLRKTGQIKLHGPSAFAGMRKAGALVAKCLDELTDIVGPGVPTSRIDEYVREFAFGHGAYPATLMYRGYRYSTCTSLNHVVCHGMPGDRPLKEGDIVNIDVTFIVDGWYGDSSRMYAIGPIARKAERLIEVTYEAMMRGIAAVKPGATTGDIGHAIQSFVEPQGMSVVRDFCGHGLGRMFHDEPNIIHIGRPGEGVQLKPGMFFTIEPMINLGKPHVKILSDGWTAVTRDRSLSAQFEHSVGVTATGVEIFTLSERHGEKQIG, from the coding sequence ATGAGCTACGTCGAAGCCACCGATACCTCGCTCCGCAAGACCGGACAGATCAAGCTGCATGGCCCGAGCGCCTTTGCCGGCATGCGGAAGGCGGGAGCGCTGGTGGCCAAGTGTCTCGACGAACTCACCGACATCGTCGGCCCGGGCGTGCCGACCTCGCGCATCGACGAGTACGTCCGCGAGTTCGCCTTTGGCCACGGCGCCTATCCGGCGACGCTGATGTATCGTGGCTATCGCTATTCGACCTGCACCTCGCTCAACCACGTGGTCTGCCACGGCATGCCCGGCGATCGGCCGCTGAAGGAAGGCGACATCGTCAACATCGACGTCACCTTCATCGTCGACGGCTGGTATGGCGATTCCAGCCGGATGTATGCGATCGGCCCGATCGCGCGCAAGGCCGAGCGGCTGATCGAGGTGACTTACGAGGCGATGATGCGCGGTATCGCCGCAGTGAAGCCGGGCGCCACCACCGGCGACATCGGCCACGCCATCCAGAGCTTCGTCGAACCGCAGGGCATGAGCGTGGTGCGTGATTTCTGCGGCCATGGTCTCGGGCGCATGTTCCACGATGAGCCCAACATCATCCATATCGGCCGACCCGGCGAGGGCGTCCAGCTCAAGCCCGGCATGTTCTTCACCATCGAGCCGATGATCAATCTCGGCAAGCCGCATGTGAAGATCCTTTCCGACGGCTGGACCGCCGTGACCCGCGACCGCTCGCTGTCGGCGCAGTTCGAGCACTCCGTCGGCGTGACCGCCACGGGCGTCGAGATCTTCACGCTGTCGGAACGGCACGGCGAGAAGCAGATCGGCTGA
- a CDS encoding YMGG-like glycine zipper-containing protein, whose translation MLRGLGIAACLTVAMAMPVHEVAAQDAVGGAIIGGVGGAILGGALGGGRGAAIGAVVGAGTGAAIASEGERRRSGYYAYQRGCYMQRPDGYYVRIDSRYCY comes from the coding sequence ATGCTTCGAGGTCTTGGAATTGCGGCATGTCTGACGGTTGCCATGGCGATGCCGGTTCATGAGGTGGCGGCGCAGGATGCCGTCGGTGGCGCCATCATCGGCGGCGTCGGCGGGGCGATCCTGGGAGGTGCGCTTGGTGGCGGCCGCGGAGCGGCAATCGGCGCCGTTGTCGGCGCCGGCACCGGTGCTGCGATCGCCTCCGAAGGCGAGCGGCGCCGCTCCGGCTATTATGCCTATCAGCGCGGCTGCTACATGCAGCGTCCGGACGGCTACTACGTGCGGATCGATTCGCGATATTGCTATTGA
- a CDS encoding FMN-binding protein, whose amino-acid sequence MKWTPLIAAPAAIVVIAPASANVYMSEQQAMQAIFPGASFSPGGRAGVFRASSGGIVVIDRVLGKHEYIKYAVGITAAGTVKRIEILEYNESYGYEVREASWRSQFVGKSASSPLQLNVDIKNISGATLSAKHITDGVRRLVGQFQSLKGQ is encoded by the coding sequence ATGAAGTGGACACCACTCATCGCAGCGCCGGCGGCGATCGTCGTGATCGCGCCGGCAAGCGCCAACGTGTACATGAGCGAACAGCAGGCGATGCAGGCGATCTTTCCCGGCGCCTCGTTCTCGCCCGGCGGCAGGGCGGGCGTTTTTCGTGCCTCCTCGGGCGGGATCGTCGTCATCGACCGCGTGCTGGGCAAGCACGAATACATCAAATACGCCGTCGGCATCACCGCCGCCGGCACGGTCAAGCGCATCGAGATCCTCGAATATAACGAGTCCTATGGCTATGAAGTTCGGGAGGCCTCGTGGCGGTCGCAATTCGTCGGCAAGAGCGCGAGTTCGCCGCTGCAGCTAAACGTCGATATCAAGAACATCAGCGGCGCGACGCTGTCGGCCAAGCATATCACCGATGGCGTGCGGCGCCTGGTCGGGCAGTTCCAGAGTTTGAAGGGGCAGTAG
- a CDS encoding peptidoglycan-binding protein, whose product MVSFQSLKSEYERNWANLQIRPSRLDDANAVAHRAINGKKTYQQIEQRTGVPWHFVALCHYRESNFDFDTYLGNGQSLNRVTTIVPKGRGPFSSFVDGAVDALRIQDFVGATDWSAARTLFRLEAFNGFGYHAKGVNSPYLYGGSTLYGPPEARAGKFVRDHVFDPSHVDSQLGTAVILHAMMTLDSSINLDGSPPGAGNPEPDEEAAATIVLMQQALNRLGANPPLAEDGISGPKTKAAVSRFQQQNGINDSGLLDATTIAAITRASQPITVTPPVDLSQILKRLEDLAQVMRPPAAGTAPGGTTAVTNDPISVFERLFSLVNKTAPMPGTVSPTNAAPVDQLKQVVEVLGTLLNGNGKPVLGQVNGALGETIGKLLDGRKTALGIGGTLITALLSAVTASPNAGGLAGLFGTIVSAVPGLGQFAMPIFLALSAWGVLGKLEKWAQGTAPPPKPVT is encoded by the coding sequence ATGGTGTCATTTCAGAGCCTGAAGAGCGAATATGAGAGGAATTGGGCCAACCTCCAGATCCGGCCCTCACGCCTTGACGATGCGAACGCGGTGGCGCATCGGGCGATCAACGGCAAGAAGACCTATCAGCAGATCGAGCAACGCACCGGTGTGCCCTGGCATTTCGTCGCCCTCTGCCACTATCGCGAGTCCAATTTCGATTTCGACACCTATCTCGGCAACGGCCAGTCGCTCAATCGCGTGACGACCATCGTACCGAAGGGGCGCGGCCCGTTCAGCTCGTTCGTCGACGGCGCCGTGGATGCGCTGAGAATCCAGGACTTCGTCGGCGCGACGGACTGGAGCGCCGCGCGAACCTTATTCCGGCTCGAGGCCTTCAACGGCTTCGGCTATCACGCCAAGGGCGTCAACTCGCCCTATCTCTACGGCGGCTCGACGCTCTACGGTCCACCCGAGGCGAGGGCCGGCAAGTTCGTCCGCGACCACGTGTTCGATCCGAGCCACGTGGACTCGCAGCTCGGAACGGCCGTGATCCTGCATGCGATGATGACGCTCGATTCCTCGATCAACCTCGACGGCAGTCCGCCGGGCGCGGGCAATCCCGAGCCCGACGAGGAGGCCGCGGCGACGATTGTTCTGATGCAGCAGGCGCTCAACCGGCTCGGCGCCAATCCGCCGCTCGCCGAGGACGGCATCAGCGGGCCGAAGACCAAGGCAGCGGTCTCGAGATTTCAGCAGCAGAACGGCATCAACGATTCGGGCCTGCTCGATGCAACCACCATTGCCGCCATCACACGGGCGTCCCAACCGATCACGGTGACGCCGCCCGTCGACCTGTCCCAGATCCTGAAGCGGCTGGAGGACCTCGCGCAGGTCATGCGGCCACCGGCGGCAGGCACGGCACCGGGCGGCACCACAGCGGTGACCAACGATCCGATCAGCGTGTTCGAACGTCTTTTCTCCCTCGTCAACAAGACCGCCCCGATGCCCGGAACAGTCTCGCCGACCAATGCCGCGCCGGTCGACCAGTTGAAGCAGGTCGTGGAGGTGCTCGGCACATTGCTCAACGGCAACGGCAAGCCCGTGCTCGGCCAGGTCAACGGCGCGCTCGGCGAGACGATCGGCAAGCTGCTGGATGGCAGGAAGACCGCGCTTGGCATCGGCGGCACGCTCATCACCGCGCTGTTGTCCGCGGTGACGGCGAGCCCCAATGCGGGAGGTCTTGCGGGCCTGTTCGGAACGATCGTGTCGGCCGTACCGGGTCTCGGCCAGTTCGCCATGCCGATATTCCTGGCGCTCTCGGCCTGGGGCGTGCTGGGCAAGCTGGAGAAATGGGCGCAGGGCACCGCTCCGCCGCCCAAGCCGGTCACCTAA
- a CDS encoding FAD:protein FMN transferase, which yields MRRARPLLGTIVEIEVDGIAQAAAEKAIAGAFEAVSLVQRLMSFHDGRSDIGRINREAFRLPVTIHPWTARVLRHAQTLHAASNGLFDCAVGFELMRRDLLPSDDLDHVAAGDFGAVHLSADRSVRLTTPVAIDLGGIAKGYAVDRAIASLRSAGIRSATVNAGGDLRVMGEIDQPIHVHVPNVGLIPAGHLRNGAVATSSAAATIGRDGASRSPSSGTDGRAYSVVAPSCIVADALTKILVQTGEPQHPCFARFGATAFITAGNLPSIAA from the coding sequence ATGAGGCGCGCGCGACCGCTGCTGGGCACGATCGTGGAGATCGAGGTCGACGGCATCGCACAGGCCGCCGCCGAAAAGGCGATTGCCGGCGCCTTCGAGGCGGTATCGCTGGTTCAGCGCTTGATGAGTTTCCACGATGGCAGGAGCGACATCGGGCGCATCAACCGGGAGGCGTTCCGGTTGCCTGTGACGATTCACCCCTGGACGGCACGCGTTCTGCGTCATGCTCAGACGCTTCATGCTGCAAGCAACGGCCTGTTCGACTGTGCAGTCGGCTTCGAGTTGATGCGACGCGACTTGCTGCCATCGGACGACCTCGATCATGTTGCCGCGGGCGACTTCGGCGCAGTGCACCTTTCGGCCGATCGATCCGTGCGCCTGACGACACCTGTCGCAATCGATCTTGGCGGAATCGCCAAGGGCTATGCGGTGGATCGTGCCATCGCCTCGCTTCGGTCGGCAGGCATCCGAAGTGCGACCGTCAATGCCGGCGGCGATCTGCGCGTGATGGGCGAGATCGACCAGCCGATCCACGTGCACGTTCCGAACGTAGGCCTGATCCCGGCGGGACACTTACGCAACGGTGCCGTTGCAACCTCCTCTGCCGCCGCTACTATCGGTCGAGACGGGGCGTCTCGGTCGCCGAGCTCCGGAACGGACGGCCGAGCCTATTCGGTGGTCGCGCCGAGCTGCATCGTCGCCGATGCGCTGACCAAGATCCTGGTTCAGACCGGCGAGCCACAGCACCCCTGCTTCGCGCGCTTCGGCGCGACGGCTTTCATCACCGCCGGCAACCTGCCATCGATCGCGGCCTGA
- a CDS encoding AprI/Inh family metalloprotease inhibitor — translation MRILRGFALAIAACVAAASPAPAQDATTLKKEMVGQWELSTTERSKTCVVTLRGDAAGHGLKLELEPACKTALPFTKDIVAWSVKGLDIVRLQDAAGEAVIDFTEVEAGIFEGLRQGEGVYILQDLAAARSMAKSMDQMIGDWSMVRGNGQPVCGLTLTNTEAGPDNFQVFLKPKCDAVIAQFNPTQWRLERGQIILMSKAGETWQFEADDNAQWRRVPDTADPLIMLRQ, via the coding sequence ATGAGGATTCTTCGGGGCTTCGCATTGGCGATCGCGGCATGCGTTGCCGCAGCGAGCCCTGCGCCGGCGCAGGATGCGACGACCCTGAAGAAAGAGATGGTCGGGCAGTGGGAGCTCTCGACCACCGAGCGCAGCAAGACCTGCGTCGTCACGCTCAGGGGTGATGCCGCAGGTCATGGCCTCAAGTTAGAGCTCGAGCCCGCCTGTAAGACCGCGCTGCCATTCACCAAGGACATCGTCGCTTGGAGCGTCAAGGGACTCGACATCGTTCGCTTGCAGGATGCGGCCGGCGAAGCCGTGATCGACTTCACCGAGGTCGAGGCCGGTATCTTCGAAGGCTTGCGGCAGGGCGAGGGCGTCTACATCCTGCAAGACCTCGCCGCCGCGCGTTCGATGGCCAAGTCGATGGACCAGATGATCGGCGACTGGTCCATGGTGCGCGGCAACGGCCAGCCGGTCTGCGGACTGACGCTGACCAACACCGAAGCGGGTCCGGACAATTTCCAGGTCTTCCTCAAGCCGAAATGCGATGCCGTCATTGCGCAGTTCAATCCGACGCAATGGCGGCTCGAGCGTGGCCAGATCATCCTGATGTCGAAGGCCGGCGAGACCTGGCAGTTCGAGGCCGATGACAACGCGCAATGGCGGCGCGTTCCCGACACTGCCGATCCCCTGATCATGCTGCGTCAATAG
- the radC gene encoding DNA repair protein RadC encodes MPAKPDSGNSKSEDTPHYHGHRERLRERFYSAGPDALSDYELLEMALFPALPRRDTKPLAKTLIKTFGSFAEVVHAPVARLREVDGVGESVVNQLKLIAAAASRVTKGEVNSRNALSSWNEVIDYCRSSMAFADKEQFRLLFLDKRNQLIADEVQQTGTVDHTPVYPREVVKRALELSATALILVHNHPSGDPSPSQADIQMTKAIIDIAKPLGIAVHDHIIVGRSGHASLRGMRLI; translated from the coding sequence ATGCCCGCCAAACCCGACTCCGGCAACAGCAAGTCTGAGGACACGCCGCACTATCACGGCCATCGCGAGCGGCTGCGCGAGCGCTTCTATAGCGCCGGTCCGGATGCGCTCAGCGACTACGAGCTGCTGGAGATGGCGTTGTTTCCGGCGCTGCCGCGTCGCGACACCAAGCCGCTCGCGAAGACGCTGATCAAGACCTTTGGCTCGTTTGCCGAGGTCGTTCATGCGCCCGTCGCGCGGCTGCGCGAGGTCGACGGCGTGGGCGAGTCAGTCGTCAACCAGCTCAAATTGATCGCGGCCGCCGCAAGCCGCGTGACCAAGGGCGAGGTCAACAGCCGCAACGCGCTGTCATCCTGGAACGAGGTGATCGACTATTGCCGCTCCAGCATGGCGTTTGCCGACAAGGAGCAATTCCGACTGCTCTTTCTCGACAAGCGCAACCAGCTCATCGCGGACGAGGTGCAGCAGACCGGTACTGTCGATCACACGCCGGTCTATCCGCGCGAGGTGGTCAAGCGCGCGCTTGAACTATCGGCAACTGCCCTGATCCTCGTGCACAACCACCCCTCAGGCGATCCCTCGCCCTCCCAGGCCGACATCCAGATGACCAAGGCCATCATCGATATCGCCAAACCGCTCGGCATCGCCGTGCACGACCACATCATCGTCGGTAGAAGCGGGCATGCGAGCCTGCGCGGGATGCGGTTGATCTAG
- a CDS encoding EamA family transporter: MSTQAPQARSGQTTLAREIGLLLLLSLIWGSSFTLIKVAIPTIPPFTMVAVRVTIAAILLTLIATAQGHFLPRQGSVWLAFFVQGLLQSALPFTLISWGEMHIASGLAGVLNATPPMFVLAIAMITGRGRRTISSQKVIGVGLGLAGVAVTMGIDALSGIGTAAPLAQAAVLGASLCYALAPIWGQRFSNLPAIVTAAGAMSCAAILMLPAAAVLEQPWRLALTAQAITAVVTLAAVCTALAMVIYFRLIHTLGPLGTTSGSYLRAGFAVALGIALLGERFTWSGLAGMLLIVAGVVAVTVPPRKRHSEKQSI, from the coding sequence ATGAGCACGCAGGCGCCACAGGCAAGGTCAGGGCAAACCACACTCGCGCGCGAGATCGGGCTGTTACTGCTCCTTTCGCTGATCTGGGGCAGCTCATTCACGCTGATCAAGGTGGCGATCCCGACGATTCCGCCGTTCACAATGGTTGCCGTACGCGTGACGATCGCAGCCATTCTCCTGACCCTGATCGCCACCGCGCAAGGACACTTCCTTCCCCGCCAAGGGTCGGTCTGGCTCGCTTTCTTCGTGCAAGGGCTGCTGCAGAGCGCGCTGCCATTCACCCTGATCAGTTGGGGCGAGATGCATATCGCGAGCGGGCTGGCCGGCGTGCTCAATGCAACCCCGCCGATGTTCGTGCTCGCGATCGCGATGATCACCGGACGCGGGCGCCGGACCATAAGCAGCCAAAAGGTCATCGGTGTCGGTCTTGGCCTCGCAGGCGTGGCCGTGACAATGGGCATCGATGCGCTCTCCGGGATCGGCACGGCGGCACCGCTGGCGCAAGCGGCCGTGCTCGGCGCGAGCCTTTGCTACGCGCTCGCGCCGATATGGGGACAGCGGTTCTCGAACCTTCCCGCAATCGTCACGGCCGCCGGTGCCATGAGCTGCGCCGCGATCCTGATGCTGCCCGCGGCCGCCGTCCTCGAGCAGCCATGGAGGCTGGCGCTGACGGCACAGGCGATCACGGCGGTCGTCACCCTTGCGGCCGTCTGCACCGCGCTTGCGATGGTGATCTATTTCCGGCTGATCCACACGCTCGGCCCACTCGGCACGACCAGCGGGAGCTACCTGCGCGCGGGATTCGCGGTGGCACTCGGCATCGCCCTGCTTGGCGAGCGCTTTACCTGGTCTGGTCTGGCCGGAATGCTGCTCATTGTGGCCGGGGTGGTGGCTGTCACGGTGCCTCCACGGAAGCGACACAGCGAGAAACAATCGATCTGA
- a CDS encoding intradiol ring-cleavage dioxygenase: MAKSTRRGFLGFVSASVAGLLQTRAQAAPATADIEPACILTPQAEEGPFYADPKLVRSDITEGRPGVPLTLRLRVIEAGPCTAIKDARVDIWHCDAKGLYSAFPGQGDGHNVDATSKTFLRGTQVTDEAGWVAFNTIYPGWYDGRATHIHFKVFLDDRTVLTGQTFLPDALNEFIYVNVPAYKDRARQRTIINANDYVIGRSDPEHRAFCAVKEERDRYVATLTLGVDRRADATAGRRGPPPGPSPSGMGGSMFGRPIKDRLAALVPGLKPGR; this comes from the coding sequence TTGGCCAAGTCAACGCGTCGCGGTTTCCTTGGATTCGTGTCCGCCAGCGTCGCCGGCCTGCTGCAGACCCGTGCCCAAGCAGCTCCAGCCACCGCCGACATCGAGCCGGCCTGCATCCTGACGCCCCAGGCGGAGGAAGGGCCGTTCTATGCCGACCCGAAACTCGTTCGGTCCGACATTACGGAGGGCAGGCCCGGCGTGCCGCTGACACTGAGGCTGCGCGTGATCGAAGCCGGGCCCTGCACGGCAATCAAGGACGCCCGGGTCGACATCTGGCATTGCGATGCAAAAGGCCTCTATTCGGCCTTTCCCGGCCAGGGTGACGGCCACAACGTCGACGCGACCAGCAAGACGTTTTTGCGCGGCACGCAAGTCACCGACGAGGCCGGCTGGGTTGCGTTCAACACCATCTATCCCGGCTGGTATGACGGCCGTGCCACGCACATCCATTTCAAGGTGTTTTTGGACGACCGCACGGTGCTGACCGGGCAGACTTTCCTGCCCGACGCACTGAACGAGTTCATCTACGTCAACGTTCCCGCCTACAAGGACCGCGCCCGGCAGCGCACGATCATCAACGCCAATGACTATGTGATCGGACGCTCCGACCCCGAGCATCGCGCCTTCTGCGCGGTGAAGGAGGAGCGCGACCGCTACGTTGCGACGCTGACGCTCGGCGTCGACCGCCGCGCCGATGCGACCGCCGGGCGCCGCGGACCTCCGCCGGGTCCATCGCCGTCAGGCATGGGCGGATCGATGTTCGGCCGCCCGATCAAGGACCGGCTCGCGGCGCTGGTGCCGGGATTGAAGCCGGGGCGCTAG
- a CDS encoding Ada metal-binding domain-containing protein yields MARIPAHRQVLPPHLDWETCDRARLARARAFDGLFFSGVRSTRIYCRPVCPVRPARSENVTFYATAAAAERAGFRPCLRCRPEAAPGSPAWMGTATTVARGMRLINDGFLDRGSMAELAEILGVGPRHLLRLFMRHAGASPSEIAATRRVQEAKRLIDQTDMTLAEIAFAAGFGSVRRFNDAFAATYKRPPSSFRRRR; encoded by the coding sequence ATGGCGAGAATTCCAGCCCATCGGCAAGTGCTGCCGCCGCATCTCGATTGGGAGACCTGCGATCGGGCGCGGCTGGCGCGTGCCCGCGCGTTCGACGGCCTGTTCTTCTCCGGCGTTCGCTCGACGCGGATCTATTGCCGGCCGGTCTGCCCGGTTCGCCCGGCGCGCTCCGAGAACGTCACCTTCTATGCGACCGCGGCCGCCGCCGAGCGGGCCGGTTTTCGCCCGTGCCTGCGCTGCCGGCCGGAAGCAGCGCCGGGGTCACCGGCGTGGATGGGGACAGCCACTACCGTTGCGCGCGGGATGCGCCTGATCAATGACGGTTTTCTGGATCGGGGGTCGATGGCGGAGCTCGCCGAAATCCTTGGAGTCGGGCCGCGCCATCTGCTGCGCCTGTTCATGCGCCACGCCGGCGCAAGCCCCAGCGAGATTGCCGCGACGCGGCGCGTGCAGGAAGCCAAGCGCCTGATCGATCAGACCGATATGACATTGGCGGAGATCGCCTTCGCGGCCGGATTCGGCAGCGTTCGTCGGTTTAACGATGCCTTTGCCGCAACCTACAAGCGGCCACCATCGTCATTCCGGCGCCGGCGATAG